The following are from one region of the Candidatus Omnitrophota bacterium genome:
- a CDS encoding 5-formyltetrahydrofolate cyclo-ligase has protein sequence MVHKLKQNIRENILRRLKTQKEDERHSRSLAIKRRLLSLPDFKRANVIMFYVSKDGEVETMPMIEAALERGKAVLVPVIKVRKKKMVVSEIMDPNKDLVRGPYGIYQPKAHFEVFHPRSIDLAVVPGVAFDTKGNRLGRGMGYYDKFLVRLRPGATTVGLAFKFQVVKKLPRLSHDQPVTKLLTA, from the coding sequence ATGGTACATAAGCTAAAACAGAACATTAGAGAAAATATCCTTAGAAGGTTAAAAACCCAAAAGGAGGATGAAAGGCATAGTAGGAGCCTCGCTATAAAGAGGAGGCTTTTGTCGTTGCCCGACTTCAAAAGGGCAAATGTAATAATGTTTTACGTCTCGAAAGACGGCGAAGTTGAGACAATGCCGATGATCGAGGCGGCTTTGGAACGTGGTAAGGCAGTGCTTGTGCCGGTCATAAAAGTGAGAAAGAAAAAAATGGTGGTATCCGAGATAATGGATCCCAATAAAGATCTGGTTAGAGGCCCTTACGGGATTTATCAGCCTAAGGCGCATTTTGAGGTTTTTCACCCGCGCTCGATAGACCTTGCGGTAGTGCCAGGTGTCGCTTTCGATACGAAAGGAAACCGGCTTGGCCGCGGGATGGGCTATTACGATAAATTCCTTGTCAGGCTCCGTCCGGGAGCGACGACCGTAGGCCTCGCCTTCAAATTCCAGGTAGTCAAGAAGTTGCCCAGACTTTCTCACGACCAGCCCGTCACAAAACTCCTTACCGCATAA
- a CDS encoding cytochrome c biogenesis protein CcdA, which yields MNSDTGSVSLIAAFIAGFLSFLSPCVLPLIPSYISYITGITFGELTREAAPGRIRFLAAAHSLLFIFGFTLIFVLLGLSLTFAGGMLLQHRQVISKIGGIIIVIFGLNITGIINLGFLHKEKALEIKFKPAGYFGSFLIGSTFALGWTPCVGPLLASILLLSSTEKDIARGAMLLLSYSLGLALPFFFSSILINNFLTYFKAIKKYLRVISVITGIFLVAVGVLIFTNSFGTLAGWFERLLSRP from the coding sequence ATGAATAGCGATACCGGATCGGTCAGTCTCATAGCCGCTTTTATAGCCGGATTCCTGTCATTTCTTTCACCGTGCGTGCTGCCTCTCATACCGTCCTATATCTCATATATAACAGGCATCACATTCGGCGAATTGACCCGGGAGGCGGCGCCTGGAAGGATAAGGTTTTTGGCCGCTGCCCATTCGCTGCTTTTCATATTTGGGTTTACCCTGATTTTTGTGCTTTTGGGGTTGTCGCTCACTTTTGCCGGCGGGATGTTATTACAACACAGGCAGGTTATAAGTAAGATCGGGGGGATCATAATAGTCATCTTTGGACTTAACATAACGGGTATCATAAACTTAGGCTTTTTGCATAAAGAGAAGGCGCTCGAGATAAAATTTAAACCTGCCGGATATTTCGGGTCATTCCTGATAGGGTCGACTTTTGCGCTCGGCTGGACGCCGTGCGTCGGGCCGCTATTGGCGTCAATCCTCTTGTTAAGCTCTACAGAGAAAGACATAGCGAGGGGAGCCATGCTCCTGCTTTCCTATTCCCTGGGCCTGGCGCTGCCTTTCTTCTTTTCAAGCATACTTATAAACAATTTCCTGACTTATTTTAAGGCGATAAAGAAATATTTACGGGTGATATCGGTGATAACCGGTATATTCCTGGTAGCCGTGGGCGTATTGATATTCACTAACTCGTTCGGCACGCTCGCGGGCTGGTTCGAGAGGCTGTTATCGAGGCCGTGA